A window of the Schistocerca nitens isolate TAMUIC-IGC-003100 chromosome 5, iqSchNite1.1, whole genome shotgun sequence genome harbors these coding sequences:
- the LOC126259597 gene encoding protein disabled, producing the protein MQTLRKKTSPCKYKNEPSRFLGEGVSFKAKLIGILEVNEARGDRMCQEALADLKMAIRAAGEHKQRININIAIDGLRLRDEKTGDCLYHHPVHKISFIAQDMSDSRAFGYIFGSPDTGHRFFGIKTDKAASQVVIAMRDLFQVVFELKKKEIELAKQHIEQHQIKLGGGLFSEGSSGTKNGASSLETGASKMRTIQEDSAVKENGTAASSKSAQQTSEVIADLLDLEFELNSIQQGIHQMERITPSDPFGPSSIREDPFGSDPFGDSFAPATTAAPTPKSSKQPIAILPPPPSAKEPVRSLADPFNVPATSRGTSRRSTNRAATSEQLPAPAPSTVKPVQTQAPTAQPEKHWFDQETESLFDEGELVTPPLTSSVNTVTLPPVQPLSEQDDKESRRSPSAQKAEKPFDVFTELDPLGTGRSKPYVDRKDFFQELKNPPKKVLKDLVTEIPSEATAPLFQATFEKGSNALTPGDGDLPCSTSTVLSSGDKTTVTFSPLTTSALTTMSAKKPLVLDVDPFEDTDPFDKTDPFAEDDFPQNNSFPSLGSSSDPFDTGFADFTMFAKPKKNEVFAGIAAPVPAQDDVKPSTLMSSTESTTPQTFHGPLRVSLPPEKTDVDTVLSTQSVTLPSSSTAPPSVLESPVDTLSKSKSKTSRLSKQTTLSTMVKLPSPKSTPRSSSRLVKQITVDSCTTSSTTQSVRLSPTPPMPPTPSKSDRKSPVSQGILEGVTLRNRCAVTPSPPVVASFPDSGDGDSTSRLSGSSAELAEIAPEPPPRPAASIAAIKPPPLPPKRQQISCMMKPPPRPPHADEPPHYDYIENYETSTSPTPHEIDVLQSPPLPVPARRPKFPEVDFVPQRPRRQQPPQPLTAKSSIGSDDYLTPTPFPLLPPPQKKSPSTDSGKFHHLPKARSPVMTTIDSILMSTSSATTTSASDDRKKKPSTSLNITLSQLTKTGLQDLAAALGVSPGHLSNMTLQELTNCLSKLSTEAQGPENGGEETKTETDAIKRDKYATLRESVDDEPEFKADFETNFEPTDSSDKLEDVFQEAPFDKYAVFRELIEEAKDDRRTKGSTDSVDAEPKQRVVVSESSAEEMKARKEAEDKYAALRDISLDEGAGEKEDGDTSSEKDDSIAEGIKPEEEDDLLTLSRQQSESTESPTVEAVTLREPQSIIETTILEEDATALEDDAGAGAEEIKHTSPLSAEISPVTKNADEQEAVESADGNNGSSVSEKEDATNDIGSPDKDDDRAEGVSSAEGWAKFDSIVPEKTSPDTQREEVSSPWSSDGKETGRMPPAGYQDHLEREQEMERRRRMRARGQWRDDDEEEEEGWEDRRADGMPWQERPWRENGWSDGEPYYDDGIHRKERMYHEERTARRRRPAPWKSGQRSSRDPSPWEQDDKDNEDHGWVTVNKRWRDRSVDEDEEEEEEEYEISRKPRSKQYAAPRDDERWRRYEHREMNGLEYEEGRKRRPSPWRGEGESRSSWESVSWDEEERFSQREYCDRRSKAEREEAYWRRRELEHDGRPYPWSRKCVPPDEDYMRPEQTLRWKGERYHRYSRDRSRELPWEDDYSEQGDEESPRYLGRKQNWPKRPSSATESRWTPEKGPASDYVPRIGEKQQHSLPSAARSDRPDSIEKMGSYTMAERRYREKVGRRPRSREGYFNSDQEYDYWPQQERPRRQDKEIGYDQRSQTLHTRRPQRYKKSIEYSYSQKSPFDDDFTMQPFEVGIDINKSQGAESDASDSAKQRSPALSSHSLPVTAGSSVETFAKGKESHTSDPNSRPKEIGLSSPPEPYQSSLGEDTNRVRTPRSSTHRKSPFEDDFTPTEIRGIRLASSVSSDISDHRKSPYEDTKPCSRGPSVVDEPACASVLDQKNGKLSDDVFLPAGTSETGKTHSEHAFADFESMPFGDSEFIPSPKTLSESKYSDKKAPGTVWSGEDSNKHDKFHPGMKLRMSNLMRADSSTSLKKSESINIFVRESDPFDDDFFCSDTASTIPRPRSENTGRAEDKSGASNQTEVFNWTQAFDSFNFEEEK; encoded by the exons GTTGTAATTGCAATGCGAGATTTGTTTCAAGTTGTATttgaactgaaaaagaaagagaTCGAGTTAGCCAAGCAGCATATTGAGCAACACCAAATAAAGTTGGGAGGTGGGCTGTTTTCAGAAGGCTCATCAGGCACAAAG AATGGAGCAAGCAGCTTGGAGACAGGAGCAAGTAAGATGAGAACTATTCAGGAAGACTCAGCAGTGAAAGAGAATGGAACAGCTGCTTCATCTAAATCGGCTCAACAAACGTCCGAGGTTATAGCAGATCTTCTAGACCTGGAATTTGAACTGAACAGCATACAGCAGGGAATTCATCAAATGGAAAGAATAACGCCATCTGATCCATTTGGACCTTCGTCTATCAGAGAAGACCCTTTTGGAAGTGATCCATTTGGGGATTCATTTGCCCCTGCAACGACAGCGGCACCAACTCCAAAGTCAAGCAAGCAGCCTATAGCTATTTTGCCACCACCTCCGTCAGCAAAGGAGCCTGTTCGTTCCCTAGCAGACCCATTCAACGTACCAGCAACATCTCGTGGTACCAGCAGGCGGTCGACCAATCGAGCAGCTACGAGTGAACAACTCCCCGCTCCTGCCCCAAGTACTGTGAAGCCAGTGCAAACTCAGGCGCCTACTGCACAGCCGGAGAAGCACTGGTTTGACCAAGAGACTGAGTCCCTTTTTGATGAAGGTGAATTGGTGACGCCACCATTAACATCCTCTGTAAATACTGTGACCTTGCCACCAGTACAGCCACTTTCTGAGCAA GATGATAAGGAGTCCAGGAGGAGTCCTTCAGCGCAGAAAGCTGAGAAACCGTTTGATGTTTTCACTGAACTGGACCCACTTGGTACAGGGCGCAGTAAGCCGTATGTGGACAGAAAAGACTTTTTCCAGGAACTGAAGAATCCACCAAAGAAAGTTCTTAAGGACTTAGTCACAGAAATTCCTTCCGAAGCTACAGCCCCATTATTCCAGGCGACGTTTGAGAAAGGAAGTAATGCACTGACGCCAGGAGATGGTGATTTGCCTTGCTCCACAAGTACTGTGCTGTCGAGTGGCGACAAAACGACTGTCACATTTAGTCCACTGACTACCTCAGCTCTAACCACAATGTCAGCCAAAAAGCCGTTGGTGTTAGATGTTGACCCATTCGAAGACACTGATCCATTTGATAAGACTGATCCCTTTGCTGAAGACGATTTTCCTCAAAATAATTCGTTCCCATCGTTAGGCAGCAGTAGTGACCCTTTTGATACCGGTTTCGCTGATTTTACCATGTTCGCAAAACCAAAGAAGAATGAAGTTTTTGCTGGCATTGCAGCACCTGTGCCAGCACAGGACGATGTGAAACCGTCTACGCTTATGTCCTCGACTGAAAGCACCACCCCTCAGACTTTCCACGGACCACTGAGAGTTTCATTGCCTCCCGAGAAAACAGATGTAGACACAGTTCTTTCAACACAGTCTGTGACACTACCATCGTCATCTACAGCGCCTCCATCCGTACTGGAAAGTCCTGTAGATACACTTAGCAAATCAAAGAGTAAAACTTCACGGCTCAGTAAACAAACCACATTGTCTACAATGGTGAAACTACCAAGCCCGAAGTCAACGCCACGATCCTCGTCACGCCTTGTAAAGCAGATCACTGTGGACTCGTGCACAACCAGTAGCACAACACAATCAGTGCGTCTGAGTCCTACGCCTCCGATGCCTCCGACACCATCAAAATCGGACAGGAAATCACCAGTAAGCCAGGGCATCTTGGAAGGTGTTACGCTACGCAATCGGTGTGCCGTGACCCCTTCTCCTCCAGTGGTCGCCAGTTTCCCAGATTCTGGAGACGGTGACAGTACCTCGAGACTGTCGGGATCCAGTGCTGAGCTAGCAGAGATAGCCCCTGAACCGCCACCGAGGCCTGCAGCTAGCATTGCGGCCATCAAACCACCTCCACTTCCTCCAAAGCGGCAGCAGATTAGCTGTATGATGAAACCACCTCCTAGACCTCCACACGCTGATGAACCACCTCACTATGACTATATAGAAAATTACGAAACGTCGACATCACCCACTCCTCATGAAATCGACGTGTTACAAAGTCCACCTCTGCCAGTTCCAGCAAGAAGGCCAAAATTTCCGGAAGTTGACTTTGTGCCTCAGAGACCAAGGAGGCAACAACCTCCCCAACCTCTCACAGCAAAATCTTCTATAGGCAGTGACGACTACTTAACACCTACACCTTTTCCGTTACTACCTCCACCTCAGAAGAAAAGTCCTAGCACAGACAGCGGCAAGTTCCATCACCTCCCCAAGGCTCGTTCGCCAGTTATGACGACAATTGATTCCATCCTTATGTCAACCTCGAGTGCAACAACCACATCAGCGAGTGATGACCGAAAGAAAAAGCCGAGTACTTCACTAAATATTACTTTAAGTCAGCTCACAAAAACGGGATTGCAAGATTTAGCAGCAGCGTTAGGTGTTTCTCCCGGCCATTTATCCAACATGACACTCCAGGAACTTACTAACTGCCTCTCCAAGCTTTCGACAGAAGCTCAAGGCCCCGAAAATGGCGGCGAGGAAACAAAGACAGAGACAGATGCGATTAAGAGAGACAAATATGCCACACTGAGAGAGTCGGTGGACGATGAACCAGAGTTTAAGGCAGACTTTGAAACTAATTTTGAACCAACAGACTCATCGGACAAACTAGAGGATGTTTTTCAGGAGGCACCATTTGATAAATATGCTGTATTCCGAGAATTGATTGAAGAAGCTAAAGATGATAGGCGGACTAAAGGAAGCACAGATTCTGTAGATGCCGAACCCAAACAACGAGTAGTAGTCTCCGAAAGTTCCGCAGAAGAGATGAAGGCAAGAAAGGAGGCCGAGGATAAATATGCTGCACTTAGGGACATTTCTCTagatgaaggtgctggtgaaaAGGAGGATGGCGACACGTCAAGTGAGAAAGACGACAGTATTGCAGAAGGTATCAAACCAGAGGAAGAGGATGATTTGTTAACGTTATCAAGACAGCAGAGTGAAAGCACTGAATCGCCCACTGTTGAAGCGGTGACGCTTCGTGAACCTCAGTCGATCATTGAAACAACTATATTAGAGGAAGACGCAACTGCTTTAGAAGATGATGCTGGAGCTGGTGCTGAAGAAATAAAGCACACATCACCACTTTCCGCAGAAATAAGCCCTGTCACAAAGAATGCTGACGAACAAGAGGCAGTAGAATCAGCAGATGGTAATAATGGATCGTCAGTATCTGAAAAAGAAGACGCCACCAACGATATTGGTTCTCCCGATAAGGATGATGACAGAGCTGAAGGTGTGTCCAGTGCTGAGGGTTGGGCAAAATTTGACTCAATTGTACCAGAAAAGACTTCACCTGATACGCAGAGAGAGGAAGTATCTTCACCATGGTCATCTGATGGGAAAGAAACAGGGAGAATGCCTCCAGCTGGTTACCAGGATCATTTGGAAAGAGaacaagaaatggaaagaagaagaagaatgagagcACGAGGTCAGTggcgtgatgatgatgaagaagaagaagaaggctggGAAGACAGGAGGGCAGATGGTATGCCATGGCAAGAAAGGCCTTGGAGAGAAAATGGTTGGAGTGATGGAGAGCCATATTATGATGATGGTATTCACCGTAAAGAAAGAATGTACCATGAAGAAAGGACAGCAAGAAGAAGACGACCTGCTCCATGGAAAAGTGGTCAGAGAAGTTCAAGGGATCCATCCCCTTGGGAACAGGATGATAAAGACAATGAAGACCACGGATGGGTTACTGTGAATAAGAGGTGGCGTGACAGATCtgttgatgaagatgaagaagaggaagaagaagaatatgaaatATCTAGAAAACCTCGATCCAAACAGTATGCTGCACCAAGAGACGATGAGCGGTGGAGGAGATACGAACACAGAGAAATGAATGGGTTGGAGTATGAAGAAGGCAGGAAAAGACGTCCATCTCCTTGGAGAGGAGAAGGTGAAAGTCGAAGCAGTTGGGAATCAGTGTCATGGGATGAAGAAGAACGATTTTCACAACGCGAATATTGTGATAGACGAAGTAAAGCAGAACGTGAAGAAGCATACTGGCGCAGAAGAGAACTTGAACATGATGGAAGACCATATCCTTGGAGCAGGAAGTGTGTTCCCCCTGACGAAGATTACATGCGACCAGAGCAAACCCTTAGGTGGAAAGGTGAAAGATATCATAGATATTCGAGGGATCGTTCTCGGGAACTACCGTGGGAGGATGATTACAGTGAACAAGGGGATGAAGAATCACCCAGGTACTTGGGAAGGAAACAGAATTGGCCAAAACGTCCTAGCAGTGCAACAGAATCACGCTGGACTCCAGAAAAAGGACCAGCCAGCGATTATGTGCCAAGAATTGGAGAAAAACAACAGCATTCTCTTCCAAGTGCAGCACGCTCAGATAGGCCAGACAGTATTGAGAAAATGGGAAGCTACACTATGGCTGAACGAAGATATCGTGAAAAAGTAGGCAGGCGACCGAGGAGTCGGGAAGGATATTTTAATTCTGATCAGGAATATGATTACTGGCCACAGCAAGAAAGGCCCCGCAGGCAAGACAAAGAAATAGGTTACGATCAGAGATCACAGACACTCCATACAAGGAGACCTCAGCGATACAAAAAAAGCATTGAATATAGCTACAGTCAGAAGTCACCATTCGATGATGATTTCACAATGCAACCATTTGAAGTAGGTATAGATATTAACAAAAGCCAAGGTGCAGAATCAGATGCATCAGATTCTGCAAAACAAAGATCTCCTGCACTCTCAAGTCACAGTCTCCCTGTAACAGCTGGTTCTTCTGTTGAAACTTTCGCGAAGGGTAAGGAAAGCCATACTAGTGATCCTAATTCCCGGCCAAAGGAAATAGGCCTGAGTAGTCCTCCAGAACCCTATCAGTCTTCACTTGGTGAAGACACAAATAGAGTTAGAACTCCAAGGAGCTCAACTCACAGAAAATCTCCATTTGAAGATGACTTTACTCCTACTGAAATACGGGGCATCAGGCTTGCATCAAGTGTATCAAGTGATATAAGTGACCACAGGAAGTCACCTTATGAGGACACCAAACCGTGTAGTAGAGGCCCAAGTGTGGTAGATGAACCTGCTTGTGCTAGTGTTCTCGACCAGAAAAATGGTAAACTAAGTGATGATGTTTTTCTTCCTGCAGGCACCTCAGAAACAGGAAAAACGCACAGTGAACATGCTTTTGCTGATTTTGAAAGCATGCCCTTTGGTGACAGTGAATTCATCCCTTCACCAAAAACTCTTTCTGAAAGCAAATATAGTGATAAGAAAGCACCTGGAACAGTGTGGAGTGGTGAAGACTCTAATAAACATGATAAATTTCATCCAGGAATGAAACTTCGTATGTCAAACCTTATGAGAGCAGATTCATCAACAAGTTTGAAAAAGTCAGaatcaataaatatttttgtacgTGAAAGTGATCCATTTGATGACGACTTCTTCTGCAGTGATACAGCTTCGACAATACCCCGTCCACGTTCTGAGAACACTGGTCGGGCAGAAGATAAATCTGGTGCTAGTAATCAGACTGAAGTCTTCAACTGGACTCAAGCCTTTGACTCCTTCAACTTTGAAGAAGAGAAGTGA